The proteins below come from a single Bryobacter aggregatus MPL3 genomic window:
- a CDS encoding metallophosphoesterase, with translation MPNSCEASIGVIDPAGSETIVRAKQTAMEGYFQYEAPLLNLKSNTKYQYRVLADGATLPVPATVGDLQFKTAGSGSFSFVHFGDSGTGDAVQSAVAKQMASEEVDFLLANGDLAYPTGNIDALEQLYFGRYAGHMARVPFFSAIGNHEYYAASGKDFLAAHSTPTAGIPPEDAGRYYSFDWGYAHIVCLDSNQISPDAAMLKWLEADLAATRRFWRIAFFHHPAFAVGAHEDEPEAIFLREHVVPLLERYGVHLVLNGHEHSYQRTHPILEASRVDPDTGGVVHITSGGGGAPCYPIPARPLIAKAASTNHYLRVDVDAATLLVRALEVRTGREIDRLRLAPAPLLTAPLVDAASYSTTVAKGGLVSIFGRNLCTAILDPSNAAPPTSLAETSVTLGTRLLSILYASSTQLNVLLPLDIEGKAALTLHTPNGAANLDIEIVRVAPALFVRSRPGLAVATYADGTPVTSQNPAKPDDQITLWLTGLGAVKGSPAENGVAATNLPVLAKIQVDLNGVLIEPSAAVLAASLAGIYQITFRLPSLTGPRADLHVVANGVLSNSAQLPLA, from the coding sequence ATGCCCAATAGCTGCGAGGCTTCAATCGGCGTCATCGATCCAGCGGGAAGCGAAACCATCGTTCGCGCCAAGCAAACGGCAATGGAGGGGTACTTCCAATATGAAGCGCCACTCCTGAACCTCAAATCAAACACGAAGTATCAGTACCGCGTCCTGGCGGATGGAGCAACGCTCCCGGTGCCCGCGACGGTAGGCGATCTGCAGTTCAAGACAGCAGGCAGCGGCTCCTTCAGCTTCGTGCACTTTGGAGATTCCGGGACGGGGGATGCCGTACAGTCTGCGGTGGCCAAGCAAATGGCCAGCGAAGAGGTAGACTTCCTCCTCGCCAACGGCGATCTCGCCTATCCCACTGGCAACATCGACGCGCTCGAACAGCTTTACTTCGGCCGCTACGCCGGGCACATGGCCCGCGTTCCCTTCTTCTCTGCGATTGGGAATCACGAGTATTACGCAGCGTCCGGCAAAGACTTCCTTGCTGCCCACTCCACTCCAACAGCAGGCATTCCTCCCGAGGACGCAGGCCGTTATTACTCCTTTGATTGGGGCTACGCGCATATCGTCTGCCTGGACTCGAACCAGATCTCGCCGGACGCCGCCATGCTGAAGTGGCTTGAAGCCGACCTCGCCGCCACCCGCCGCTTCTGGCGCATCGCCTTCTTCCATCACCCGGCCTTCGCGGTAGGCGCCCACGAGGATGAACCGGAAGCGATCTTCCTGCGCGAGCATGTCGTACCGCTCTTAGAGCGTTATGGGGTCCATCTGGTGCTGAATGGACACGAACACAGCTACCAACGCACGCATCCCATTCTCGAAGCTTCCCGCGTTGATCCTGACACCGGGGGCGTGGTCCACATTACTTCTGGCGGAGGGGGTGCGCCTTGCTATCCGATCCCCGCCCGCCCCCTGATTGCCAAGGCCGCTTCGACCAATCATTACCTGCGGGTCGATGTGGATGCCGCAACGTTGCTGGTGCGCGCGCTGGAGGTTCGCACGGGACGTGAAATCGATCGACTCCGCCTGGCTCCAGCCCCCCTGCTCACAGCACCCTTAGTTGACGCGGCATCCTATAGCACCACGGTCGCCAAAGGCGGCTTGGTTTCGATCTTTGGACGCAACCTTTGCACGGCCATCCTCGATCCCAGCAATGCCGCCCCACCCACGAGCCTGGCAGAGACATCTGTCACCCTGGGAACTCGCTTGCTCTCGATTCTCTATGCCAGCTCGACGCAGCTCAACGTGTTGCTGCCCCTGGACATTGAGGGCAAGGCGGCGCTGACATTGCACACCCCCAATGGCGCAGCAAACCTGGATATCGAGATCGTGCGCGTCGCGCCCGCCCTCTTCGTCAGAAGCCGGCCCGGCCTTGCAGTGGCCACATACGCCGATGGCACACCGGTCACCTCGCAGAATCCGGCGAAGCCCGACGACCAGATCACTCTCTGGCTCACAGGCCTGGGTGCAGTCAAAGGCTCGCCTGCCGAAAACGGCGTAGCCGCTACGAATCTCCCAGTCCTGGCAAAGATTCAAGTGGACCTCAATGGCGTCCTCATCGAGCCGAGCGCAGCGGTGCTCGCCGCATCCTTGGCTGGCATCTACCAAATCACCTTCCGGCTACCGAGCCTGACCGGCCCACGTGCGGATCTTCATGTAGTGGCCAATGGAGTTCTCAGCAACTCGGCACAGTTGCCGCTGGCCTAA
- the pnp gene encoding polyribonucleotide nucleotidyltransferase: protein MIHTVEIDLHGLKITMETGLMAKQAAGSVVIRCGDNVVLSTACSNLKAKENQSFFPLTCDYREYTYAAGKFPGGYIKREGRMSEKETLNARLMDRPIRPLFPEGYLNDTQVVGYVISADPERDPGVLALSGAGAALAISDIPFHHFIAGVRVAVLDGKLIAMPTYDQAKKAEISIVVAGTETGVVMVEAGGLGASEEEVVRCVEFGLDCCKTIIAGIKELVAKAGKPKREFKSPEIDKSIYDTIAAAITVELTDAMDTKKYSKLESYAKVDECKAKAKALFEGTTDEDKAKQALAGKYFDTLKESIFREEMLTKRRRPDGRAFDEIRNLEMSVGLLPRTHGSCLFTRGETQALVTTTLGTSDDEQKIEMLDFAETSKRWMLHYNFPPFSVGEVGFMRGAGRREIGHGNLAERAIAAVLPSPEEFGYTIRCVSDILESNGSSSMASVCGGILSLMDAGVPIKEPVAGIAMGLVKEGDKYAILTDIAGAEDHYGDMDFKVTGSRTAVTALQMDLKVANVSADLLTEALEQARKARLFLLDAMDKCLSAPRKEMSQHAPRMYMVTISTDKIRELIGPGGKVIRGIVEQTGAKIDVEDDGSVKVFASDNIAAQKALTMINNICAVAEPGKTYLGTVTRIADFGAFVEIIPGTDGLLHISEISENRVRQVRDELNEGDQIMVKVLAVEGNKIKLSRKALLKEQRDKLKGAI from the coding sequence ATGATTCATACGGTCGAAATCGACCTCCATGGACTGAAGATCACCATGGAAACCGGACTCATGGCCAAGCAGGCCGCCGGTTCAGTAGTCATTCGTTGCGGGGATAACGTTGTGTTATCAACAGCCTGCTCGAATCTCAAGGCGAAGGAAAATCAATCCTTCTTCCCTCTCACTTGCGACTATCGCGAGTACACCTACGCCGCCGGAAAATTCCCGGGCGGTTATATCAAGCGCGAAGGCCGCATGAGCGAGAAAGAAACGCTCAATGCCCGCCTGATGGATCGTCCGATCCGTCCGCTCTTCCCCGAAGGTTATTTGAACGACACCCAGGTGGTCGGCTACGTGATTTCGGCTGACCCCGAACGCGACCCCGGCGTCCTGGCTCTTTCTGGTGCGGGTGCAGCTCTCGCCATTTCTGACATTCCTTTCCATCACTTCATCGCCGGCGTTCGCGTCGCGGTGCTCGATGGCAAGCTCATCGCTATGCCCACCTACGATCAGGCCAAGAAGGCCGAGATCTCCATCGTCGTTGCTGGCACCGAAACCGGTGTCGTGATGGTGGAAGCCGGTGGCCTCGGCGCAAGCGAAGAAGAAGTCGTCCGCTGCGTTGAGTTTGGTCTCGATTGCTGCAAGACAATCATCGCGGGCATCAAGGAACTGGTCGCCAAGGCTGGCAAGCCGAAGCGCGAGTTCAAGTCCCCTGAAATCGACAAGAGCATCTACGACACCATCGCTGCTGCGATCACCGTGGAACTCACCGATGCAATGGACACCAAGAAGTACTCGAAGCTCGAGTCCTACGCAAAGGTCGACGAGTGCAAGGCCAAGGCCAAGGCGCTCTTTGAAGGCACCACCGACGAAGACAAGGCCAAGCAGGCCCTCGCCGGCAAGTACTTCGACACGCTGAAGGAAAGCATCTTCCGCGAGGAAATGCTGACCAAGCGCCGTCGTCCCGATGGTCGTGCGTTTGACGAGATCCGTAACCTTGAAATGTCGGTCGGCTTGCTGCCCCGCACTCACGGTTCGTGCCTCTTCACCCGCGGTGAGACTCAGGCTCTGGTCACCACCACCCTCGGCACCAGCGACGACGAACAGAAGATCGAAATGCTCGACTTCGCCGAGACCTCCAAGCGCTGGATGCTGCACTACAACTTCCCGCCCTTCTCGGTCGGCGAAGTGGGCTTCATGCGTGGCGCAGGCCGTCGCGAAATCGGTCACGGCAACCTGGCAGAGCGCGCAATCGCCGCCGTGCTGCCCTCCCCCGAAGAATTTGGCTACACCATTCGTTGCGTCTCGGACATTCTCGAGTCCAACGGATCCTCCTCGATGGCCAGTGTTTGCGGCGGCATCCTGTCGCTGATGGACGCCGGTGTGCCGATCAAGGAACCAGTGGCCGGTATCGCCATGGGTCTCGTGAAGGAAGGCGACAAGTACGCCATCCTCACCGACATCGCTGGCGCCGAAGATCACTACGGCGACATGGACTTTAAGGTGACTGGTAGCCGTACTGCCGTCACTGCCCTGCAGATGGACCTCAAGGTTGCCAACGTCAGCGCTGACCTGCTGACCGAAGCTCTCGAACAGGCCCGCAAGGCACGTCTGTTCCTGCTGGATGCGATGGACAAGTGCCTCAGCGCTCCCCGCAAGGAAATGTCGCAGCACGCTCCTCGCATGTACATGGTGACGATCTCCACGGACAAGATCCGCGAACTGATCGGACCCGGTGGCAAGGTCATTCGTGGCATCGTCGAACAGACGGGCGCGAAGATCGATGTCGAGGACGATGGTTCGGTCAAGGTATTTGCTTCCGACAACATTGCTGCGCAGAAGGCGTTGACGATGATCAACAACATCTGTGCGGTGGCCGAGCCGGGCAAGACCTATCTGGGTACGGTCACGCGCATCGCCGACTTCGGCGCGTTCGTTGAGATTATCCCCGGCACCGATGGTTTGCTGCATATCAGCGAAATCAGCGAGAACCGCGTCCGTCAGGTACGCGACGAACTGAACGAGGGTGACCAGATCATGGTGAAGGTCCTTGCCGTCGAAGGCAACAAGATCAAGCTGAGCCGCAAAGCTCTCTTGAAGGAACAGCGCGATAAGCTGAAGGGCGCTATCTAA
- a CDS encoding sodium:solute symporter family transporter — translation MAAMFWPVVIFMAISLCIGLYTYTQVRGSSERFTVCGKSMPFFIVGTALIAQSVDGNATLGNVSLVWSTNIWGGILIPLGLATSLIVVGRFLAAPLNEMDLMTLPEFFYRRYGKKTELLVSIITLTCFTILIAGNLSAVAWILSVVSGMSYGTSLLIATTVIVTYTMAGGLFSAIWTDIFQVHVALIGFIAGAAWLVYHYGTAPLDAAIAAGKLDLKPLSQLSGGALPNWANFISLAIGNTMALDFMERVFSAKSGRTAKNACYYAAILTLIVGGCATLMGLYAVSLVPNAENPRMVLPTLANGILPFGLGVMVFIGVLGASMSSSNGGMIVMSVVAARNLFERYRAVPVTDSQMLMWSRLMAIPTAILAGLTAYFKPEPGILLVIAFDIVFAGCVVPLIFGVHSKKATAEAAVTAIVTGTVSRLIAHFATPPEWAGLDTLLPPVLSLIAFVTVVKLAAPKELPQAVVAHGD, via the coding sequence ATGGCAGCAATGTTCTGGCCTGTGGTCATTTTTATGGCCATATCTCTCTGTATTGGTCTCTACACCTATACTCAGGTCCGTGGTTCCAGTGAGCGGTTTACCGTTTGCGGCAAGTCGATGCCTTTCTTCATTGTCGGCACGGCGCTGATCGCGCAGTCTGTGGATGGCAACGCCACGCTTGGCAATGTTTCACTGGTTTGGTCGACAAATATCTGGGGTGGCATCTTAATTCCCTTGGGCCTTGCCACCAGCTTGATTGTTGTGGGCCGCTTTCTCGCCGCCCCACTGAACGAGATGGATCTGATGACCTTGCCGGAATTCTTCTACCGCCGCTATGGCAAGAAGACCGAACTGTTGGTCAGCATCATCACACTGACCTGTTTCACGATTCTGATTGCCGGAAATCTGAGTGCTGTGGCCTGGATTCTGAGTGTTGTGAGTGGCATGAGCTACGGCACTTCTCTCTTGATCGCCACTACGGTGATCGTCACTTACACCATGGCCGGTGGCCTTTTTTCTGCCATCTGGACCGACATCTTTCAGGTTCATGTGGCCTTGATCGGATTCATCGCCGGCGCCGCCTGGCTGGTGTATCACTACGGAACCGCGCCACTCGATGCCGCGATCGCTGCCGGCAAGCTTGACCTCAAGCCGCTGAGCCAGCTTTCGGGTGGGGCGCTTCCAAACTGGGCGAACTTTATTTCGCTGGCTATTGGGAATACGATGGCGCTTGATTTTATGGAGCGCGTCTTCAGCGCAAAGTCGGGACGCACGGCGAAGAACGCTTGCTACTATGCCGCGATCTTGACCTTGATCGTTGGTGGCTGCGCTACGCTCATGGGCCTCTACGCTGTCTCGCTGGTTCCGAATGCCGAGAATCCGCGCATGGTGTTGCCCACTCTTGCCAACGGCATTTTGCCCTTTGGCCTGGGTGTGATGGTGTTCATCGGCGTGCTGGGCGCGTCGATGTCGTCCTCGAACGGCGGCATGATTGTGATGAGCGTTGTGGCCGCCCGCAACCTGTTTGAACGCTACCGCGCGGTGCCGGTGACCGACAGCCAGATGCTGATGTGGTCGCGCTTGATGGCGATTCCGACCGCGATTCTGGCTGGCCTGACCGCTTACTTCAAGCCTGAGCCGGGAATCTTGCTGGTGATCGCATTCGACATTGTGTTTGCCGGATGTGTGGTGCCTCTCATTTTTGGCGTTCACTCGAAAAAGGCAACTGCTGAGGCTGCGGTTACCGCAATTGTCACCGGCACTGTCTCTCGCCTGATCGCTCATTTTGCAACCCCGCCGGAATGGGCGGGGCTCGATACGCTGCTTCCGCCGGTATTGAGCTTGATTGCCTTTGTCACTGTAGTGAAACTGGCCGCGCCGAAAGAATTGCCGCAGGCCGTAGTCGCACATGGAGATTAA
- a CDS encoding ABC transporter permease, which yields MFAQEFRHSLRALQRSFGFALTAVLTLAIGIGTSTAMFMIVDSVLLQPLRYRDSGRLVAVWEQVQTLALGPIGPNPRHVDFWTKRSKTIESFALVQQASIGLSIPGADHPQLVGVVSASAELFNTLQVKPLLGHGFLPEQGLEARDSVAVLSYSLWQNSFGGDPQIIGKTVRLGEVSRQVVGVLPPQFHFPNRNALRAFQSKQTASHVPEPSIFVPVAFDWKGFSWNGEYGNWVALARLRTGVRMQTAQSELDAIEAQLVASIPTNERDSRPGALRAFLQPLQHAVVGEVSMGLWLLLAAVLGLLGIGCVNLANAQMARSLTRSREASVRAALGATRWSLVRSVLLENLILASAGGLLGVWFAQEALALLRLSSPVDLPRLAEVSLNGTVLLVSAGLMMGAAVLFSVLPALRVLRGDLQVSARATGSRQTAGLHRWLIGAQVFGCTVLLLVTGFFTKSLMQVMTQEKGFETEQVAVAQINISAQTYGSPKSRVALIDSIVANLREVPGVQVASFVSAMPLEGESWIESVRRDDRPTVQQPLMNLRWVGPGYFETMRHKLVAGRFFEERDRDAHSVILSEAQARSLWPDSSPIGGLLTTQGRQFTVIGVVADSRISSLKAPPTRTAYLHYRDRSGATLYFVARGVQQPSALVPEMRAAIWRHSPDLTIVRSMTLEEQVRESLATERFQTFVLMSFGGCALLLAMLGIYGILSYSVASHRQEIGIRMALGADRRQIYRDTLGEVFTPVFVGLGCGLIASLGLVMSLKRLIYGVKPFDPALLLAVSALFLVAAGVAGYLPARRAASVDPMEALRME from the coding sequence ATGTTTGCCCAAGAATTTCGCCATTCTCTCCGAGCACTCCAGCGTAGTTTTGGGTTTGCTTTGACTGCCGTACTGACCCTTGCCATTGGTATTGGGACCAGTACGGCCATGTTCATGATCGTTGATTCCGTACTCCTGCAGCCGCTGCGCTATCGGGATAGCGGACGGTTGGTCGCAGTCTGGGAACAGGTTCAGACACTAGCCTTGGGTCCCATTGGTCCGAATCCGCGCCATGTGGATTTCTGGACGAAGCGTTCGAAAACGATCGAATCCTTTGCCTTGGTGCAGCAGGCTTCCATCGGTCTCTCCATTCCCGGAGCGGATCATCCGCAGTTGGTCGGCGTGGTGAGTGCTTCTGCCGAACTCTTCAATACCCTGCAGGTGAAGCCCCTGCTCGGACATGGCTTTCTGCCCGAGCAGGGATTGGAGGCCCGGGATTCTGTGGCGGTGTTGAGCTACTCTCTTTGGCAGAACTCTTTTGGTGGTGATCCTCAGATCATCGGGAAGACCGTCAGGCTTGGCGAGGTTTCGAGGCAGGTGGTGGGCGTGCTTCCCCCTCAGTTTCACTTCCCAAACCGGAATGCACTCCGCGCCTTCCAATCGAAGCAAACAGCCAGCCACGTGCCGGAGCCGTCCATTTTCGTCCCCGTTGCTTTTGATTGGAAGGGATTCAGCTGGAACGGCGAATATGGGAACTGGGTGGCGCTGGCCCGGCTGCGGACGGGAGTCCGGATGCAGACCGCACAATCGGAACTGGATGCGATCGAGGCACAGTTGGTTGCCTCGATCCCGACGAACGAGAGGGATAGCCGCCCGGGGGCCCTACGGGCTTTCCTGCAACCTTTACAGCATGCCGTCGTTGGCGAGGTGAGTATGGGACTGTGGTTGTTGCTAGCTGCTGTTCTTGGTTTGTTGGGAATTGGCTGCGTGAATCTGGCCAACGCGCAGATGGCAAGAAGTTTGACACGATCGCGCGAAGCCAGTGTCCGCGCTGCACTTGGAGCGACTCGCTGGAGCTTGGTGAGAAGTGTCTTGCTCGAGAATCTGATCCTGGCGAGTGCGGGAGGACTTCTCGGAGTTTGGTTCGCACAGGAAGCTTTGGCGTTGTTGCGCTTGTCCTCGCCTGTCGATCTACCTCGTCTCGCAGAGGTTTCACTGAATGGCACGGTGCTCCTGGTGTCGGCGGGTTTGATGATGGGCGCTGCTGTCTTGTTCAGCGTCCTGCCTGCGTTGCGAGTCTTGCGTGGAGATCTCCAAGTGAGTGCTCGAGCTACGGGGAGCCGGCAGACTGCAGGTCTTCATCGGTGGTTGATTGGCGCCCAGGTTTTCGGTTGCACGGTGTTGCTCCTAGTGACGGGATTCTTTACGAAAAGCTTGATGCAGGTGATGACGCAGGAAAAGGGGTTTGAAACTGAGCAAGTGGCCGTTGCGCAGATCAATATTTCGGCCCAGACTTATGGGAGCCCGAAGAGCCGTGTTGCGCTGATCGATTCGATTGTGGCGAATCTCCGCGAGGTTCCTGGAGTTCAGGTGGCCAGCTTTGTTTCGGCAATGCCGCTCGAGGGGGAGTCCTGGATTGAATCGGTGCGCCGTGACGATCGACCGACGGTGCAGCAACCGCTGATGAATTTGCGCTGGGTGGGGCCGGGCTATTTTGAGACCATGCGTCACAAGCTGGTCGCCGGACGCTTCTTCGAGGAGCGGGATCGGGACGCGCACAGTGTGATCCTGTCGGAAGCGCAGGCGCGTTCGCTGTGGCCAGACTCGAGCCCGATCGGCGGGCTGCTGACAACGCAGGGACGGCAGTTCACTGTAATCGGTGTGGTGGCGGATTCGCGGATCTCTTCCTTGAAGGCTCCGCCCACTAGAACCGCTTATCTCCACTATCGGGACCGCAGTGGGGCGACTTTATACTTTGTCGCGAGAGGAGTCCAGCAGCCGAGTGCACTGGTTCCAGAAATGCGTGCGGCCATCTGGCGTCACTCGCCTGATTTAACGATTGTCCGGTCGATGACCTTGGAGGAGCAAGTGCGGGAGTCGCTTGCGACCGAGCGCTTTCAGACCTTTGTTCTGATGAGTTTTGGTGGCTGTGCGCTGCTGCTGGCGATGTTGGGGATTTATGGAATTTTGAGTTACTCGGTGGCGTCGCATCGGCAGGAGATTGGGATTCGGATGGCGCTCGGTGCGGATCGCCGTCAGATTTATCGGGATACGCTGGGCGAGGTGTTCACGCCGGTCTTCGTTGGACTGGGGTGCGGGCTGATTGCCAGCCTGGGTCTGGTGATGAGTTTGAAGCGCCTGATCTATGGCGTGAAGCCCTTCGATCCTGCGCTTCTGCTGGCGGTGAGTGCTCTGTTCCTAGTTGCTGCTGGAGTTGCCGGATACTTGCCGGCGAGACGGGCGGCGTCTGTCGATCCGATGGAGGCGCTGCGGATGGAGTAG
- a CDS encoding class I SAM-dependent methyltransferase has translation MRERFFAWLMRLASKYHEPLVADRKRVLLGQLSGQVIEIGPGNGVNLQYLPAGVAWTGFEPNAILAAEIAVPPGGKLWAQEFCGGEERFDGAISTLVLCSVADLDATLRQLFASLRPGGTFIFLEHVAAAAATPQRRSQDRWQPLWSCCAGGCQPNRDIEQSIRAAGFVIEQIDRFHLNFSLASPHIAGVARRPALLP, from the coding sequence GTGCGGGAGCGCTTTTTTGCCTGGCTGATGCGCCTCGCCAGCAAGTATCATGAGCCGCTGGTTGCGGATCGCAAGCGCGTGCTGCTCGGGCAGCTTTCCGGTCAGGTTATTGAGATTGGCCCTGGCAATGGTGTCAATTTGCAGTATTTGCCGGCGGGCGTCGCCTGGACGGGCTTTGAGCCCAACGCCATTCTGGCTGCGGAGATTGCGGTGCCACCCGGCGGCAAACTGTGGGCGCAGGAGTTCTGTGGCGGAGAGGAGCGATTCGATGGCGCGATCTCGACGCTTGTCCTTTGCAGTGTCGCGGATCTCGATGCGACGCTGCGTCAACTCTTTGCGAGCCTGCGTCCTGGTGGAACTTTTATTTTTCTCGAGCATGTTGCGGCTGCCGCTGCAACGCCGCAACGGCGTAGCCAAGATCGCTGGCAGCCTCTCTGGTCTTGTTGTGCCGGTGGTTGCCAGCCGAATCGCGACATCGAGCAAAGCATTCGGGCGGCAGGTTTTGTCATCGAACAAATTGATCGCTTCCATTTGAATTTCTCGTTAGCCTCCCCTCACATTGCAGGTGTGGCCAGACGACCTGCGCTGCTACCTTAA
- the rpsO gene encoding 30S ribosomal protein S15: protein MALAVEAKKEIVAAHALHKKDVGSTEVQIALLSARITQLTLHFQTHKKDHSSRRGLLLLVAQRRKLLDYLKGRTPQKYQALIAKLGIRK, encoded by the coding sequence ATGGCATTGGCAGTAGAAGCGAAAAAAGAAATTGTGGCCGCACACGCGCTCCACAAAAAAGATGTTGGTTCGACGGAAGTCCAAATTGCGCTATTGAGCGCTCGTATTACGCAGCTGACCCTGCACTTCCAGACTCATAAGAAAGATCACAGCTCCCGCCGTGGTCTGTTGCTACTCGTCGCGCAGCGACGCAAGCTGCTTGATTACTTGAAGGGGAGAACACCTCAGAAGTATCAAGCGCTGATCGCAAAGCTCGGGATTCGTAAGTAG
- a CDS encoding CotH kinase family protein, with protein sequence MKSVGVRQKGHGSRDPRKPSIKVKFDKFTDGQTLLSLKGFGLKANTQDASQLRQRVAMDIFKRVGIYAPRQSSAELFLNGEFFGVFEVDEDVDKVFLKRTLGESNGNLYEAEGLPSYFFEYLGEDPGLYVPIHFSPESPDSPDTTALVSFIRAINQSSDEDFASAVGAFLDWKQMLTELAVENYIADFDGIAGVGGINNFYLYQYKGTNKFLFIPKDKDMTFGYADQSVFERYDQNVLLRRAMNNPALRKIYLDALMEVAATTGYEDGWAIRKIDEYADQIRAAVYADPNKICFQSECTNEAFEYDVFGGKWFVATRLDSILDQIKDQQPSTALMYEGGIGDALTGSPVLTPNGYFSIYGTNLPTENLTVLINGYSAALLYTSAVQINGFVPGELATGKVPVIIRFPDGTTNMIFGNVNNNNP encoded by the coding sequence ATGAAGTCCGTAGGCGTCAGGCAAAAGGGACACGGAAGCCGCGACCCTCGGAAGCCGAGCATCAAGGTCAAATTCGATAAATTTACAGATGGTCAAACCCTGCTCTCGCTCAAAGGTTTCGGTCTCAAAGCAAATACTCAGGATGCCTCCCAGCTCCGGCAGCGCGTCGCCATGGATATCTTCAAGCGGGTGGGCATCTACGCACCCCGTCAGTCCTCTGCCGAGCTCTTCCTGAATGGAGAATTTTTCGGAGTCTTTGAAGTGGACGAAGATGTCGACAAGGTCTTCCTCAAGCGCACCCTCGGAGAGAGTAATGGGAATCTATACGAAGCCGAAGGCCTTCCCTCCTATTTTTTTGAGTATCTTGGCGAGGATCCCGGCCTTTATGTGCCCATTCACTTTTCCCCGGAGAGTCCGGATTCTCCCGACACCACGGCCTTGGTTTCATTCATTCGAGCCATCAATCAATCCAGCGACGAGGATTTTGCATCGGCAGTGGGCGCCTTTCTGGACTGGAAGCAGATGCTCACAGAACTCGCCGTTGAAAACTATATCGCTGACTTCGACGGCATTGCCGGCGTAGGCGGCATCAATAACTTCTACCTCTACCAGTACAAGGGCACCAACAAGTTTCTCTTTATCCCGAAAGACAAAGACATGACCTTTGGGTACGCCGACCAATCCGTCTTCGAGCGCTACGACCAGAACGTTCTGCTCCGCCGGGCCATGAACAATCCCGCACTCCGTAAAATTTATCTCGACGCCCTGATGGAGGTCGCTGCCACGACAGGCTATGAAGACGGCTGGGCCATCCGCAAGATCGACGAATATGCCGATCAGATTCGCGCCGCCGTCTATGCCGACCCTAACAAAATCTGTTTCCAGAGTGAATGCACCAATGAGGCGTTCGAATACGATGTGTTTGGCGGAAAATGGTTCGTCGCCACGCGGCTGGACTCGATTCTCGATCAGATCAAAGATCAACAGCCCAGTACGGCCCTAATGTATGAAGGTGGGATTGGAGACGCGCTCACCGGCTCCCCCGTACTCACTCCGAACGGCTACTTCTCCATCTACGGCACCAACCTGCCCACCGAGAACCTTACGGTTCTCATTAATGGTTATTCTGCGGCGCTGTTGTACACTTCTGCTGTGCAGATCAATGGGTTCGTCCCCGGGGAATTGGCCACTGGAAAAGTTCCGGTGATTATCCGGTTTCCGGACGGAACAACCAACATGATCTTCGGCAACGTCAACAACAATAATCCGTAG
- a CDS encoding DUF5074 domain-containing protein, with translation MKLRSLIVMSLAGATLFAQETPAPPKKKGPGGPRIVRPGVNTPGVKRGMDTIKPVAEVSIPGVPDWQAVTPDALWVSNGPKNTVHRIDAKTNAAIAVEVGTRPCSGLAVGFGSLWVPLCGARGTGEGKGLARVDLKTNKVIATIPIGPADSEGGVTVSKDAVWIVSDAKGVLTRIDPKTNKMKAEVTVPAGSVAAYYSEGAVWVTANKSGKLVKVDAKKNTVLKEIEVGPQPRFLTAGGGSVWTVNQGDGTVTRVDAKTDAVIAKIEAGIPGGGGEVAFGEGGVWVTVFDLPITFIDAKTNTVTKQWTGPGGDAIRVGHGSVWLSNLRQQNVWRIDTKGL, from the coding sequence TTGAAGCTTCGTTCCTTGATTGTGATGAGTCTGGCTGGCGCGACCTTGTTCGCGCAGGAGACTCCTGCTCCTCCTAAGAAGAAAGGTCCCGGCGGTCCGCGCATCGTTCGGCCCGGTGTCAACACGCCTGGCGTCAAGCGAGGCATGGATACGATCAAGCCGGTGGCTGAGGTCAGTATTCCTGGCGTGCCGGACTGGCAGGCGGTGACCCCTGATGCGTTGTGGGTGTCCAATGGCCCCAAGAACACAGTGCATCGCATTGATGCAAAGACGAATGCGGCCATCGCCGTGGAGGTGGGGACGCGGCCCTGTTCCGGCCTCGCTGTTGGATTTGGCAGTCTCTGGGTGCCGCTCTGTGGTGCGCGTGGCACCGGAGAAGGAAAGGGCCTTGCACGTGTCGATCTGAAGACGAACAAAGTGATTGCGACCATTCCGATCGGTCCGGCGGACAGTGAAGGCGGCGTGACGGTCAGCAAAGATGCGGTTTGGATTGTCAGTGATGCGAAGGGCGTGCTCACTCGCATTGATCCGAAGACAAACAAGATGAAGGCCGAAGTCACGGTGCCGGCAGGCAGCGTGGCCGCCTACTACAGCGAAGGCGCTGTCTGGGTGACGGCAAACAAGAGCGGCAAGCTGGTGAAGGTGGACGCGAAGAAGAACACGGTTCTGAAGGAGATCGAAGTGGGACCGCAACCGCGCTTCCTCACCGCAGGTGGGGGCAGTGTTTGGACGGTGAATCAGGGGGATGGTACGGTTACGCGAGTGGATGCGAAGACCGATGCTGTGATTGCCAAGATCGAAGCTGGGATTCCGGGTGGGGGCGGTGAGGTTGCCTTCGGGGAAGGGGGTGTCTGGGTGACTGTATTCGATTTGCCGATTACCTTCATCGACGCGAAGACGAACACAGTGACCAAGCAGTGGACAGGCCCTGGCGGCGATGCCATTCGCGTCGGACACGGGAGTGTCTGGCTCTCGAATCTGCGCCAGCAGAATGTTTGGCGTATCGACACCAAAGGACTCTAG